In Methanosarcina siciliae T4/M, one genomic interval encodes:
- a CDS encoding metallophosphoesterase translates to MPPEITPILNEPALTVKNTETALVIADIHLGIEWDLYRSGINLPSRLDERLSRILRYIEISSPDRLVLLGDVKHNVPQISWQEKDEIPHFLETLAEHAHVDIFPGNHDGGIESLFSGQKDIRVHSVRGAVIDGVGYFHGHTWPAPELLSAPHIITAHNHPTVRFTDTFGYSIVEPAWIRTRFNVETFKARFGNLDFENRRDWADPEVFIMPAFNELCGGVPFNESTQEDLLGPVFSSGGIKLENSEVYLLDGTRLGLLKNLRKLEHTRVRTKKRGRKRSSGSPP, encoded by the coding sequence ATGCCCCCCGAAATCACCCCAATCCTCAACGAGCCCGCCCTCACCGTCAAGAACACCGAAACCGCTCTGGTCATTGCCGATATCCACCTCGGGATTGAGTGGGATCTGTACAGGAGCGGGATCAATTTGCCTAGTCGATTGGATGAACGGCTGAGCAGGATACTGAGATATATCGAAATAAGCTCGCCTGATCGTCTCGTACTCCTTGGGGATGTGAAGCATAATGTCCCTCAGATCTCCTGGCAGGAGAAGGATGAGATCCCTCACTTTCTTGAAACCCTTGCGGAACATGCGCATGTGGATATTTTTCCGGGCAACCATGACGGGGGGATCGAATCTCTTTTCAGCGGGCAGAAGGATATAAGGGTTCACTCGGTACGCGGCGCGGTCATTGACGGAGTGGGATATTTCCACGGGCATACCTGGCCTGCCCCCGAATTGCTATCTGCACCCCACATAATTACTGCCCATAACCACCCCACTGTCCGTTTTACCGATACCTTCGGGTATTCCATAGTTGAACCTGCCTGGATCAGGACCAGATTCAACGTTGAAACCTTTAAGGCTCGTTTCGGAAACCTTGATTTTGAAAACAGGAGAGACTGGGCAGATCCTGAGGTCTTTATTATGCCTGCTTTTAATGAGTTATGCGGAGGTGTCCCTTTTAATGAGTCAACGCAGGAAGACCTCCTGGGTCCGGTTTTTTCTTCAGGGGGGATCAAACTTGAAAATTCTGAAGTGTACCTCCTGGATGGGACAAGGCTCGGGCTACTTAAAAATCTCCGGAAATTGGAGCATACAAGAGTTAGAACTAAAAAAAGGGGAAGAAAACGTTCCTCTGGAAGTCCTCCGTGA
- a CDS encoding PocR ligand-binding domain-containing protein: MGENLRQSGIEVLGNVPWGTHFCQFYQTKEDLTDILLPYFKSGLENNEFCFWVTSQPLEAEEAKEALRTVIPDIDVHLEKGQIEIIPYTQVYVNEGIFDSEKVINGWAKKLELALSKGYDGLRVAGATSWLKKEDWDDFVAYEKKADASIGKKPMISLCPYFLEICSAADILDVAFNHQSALIKRDGKWERMDNSGREIPFGQNPAEEVEEVIPLEEPRPGIKRKNIFSPSREIANLELAEIIDIRAVQSMMNDFYKFAHVTIGLVDLKGNVLVWVGWQDICTRFHRVHPEACKHCIESDTKLSAGVAPGEFKLYKCKNNMWDVATPIVVGGHHVGNIFSGQFFFEDEPLDYEFFRAQARKYGFNEEEYIAALEKVPRLSREYVDTVMSFFMKFAHMISQLSYINVKLAQSLTEREALVDALRMSEKCERARSDEMAVLLDAVPAAVWIAHDPQAYHITGNRLSYEWLRIPPGSNASKSSPPGERSETFKVFRDGVELPPADMPLHVSAAGKELLDYEFDFVYPEGVVRHVLGNARPLHDEIGNPRGSVAAFIDITGRKKTEEALQKAYGNLEEKVKERTVELEEAYRALVENERRLSEAQKIAHLGIWDWDFVNDEVYWSDEMYHIFGCTSGKSGLSHNDFLTQVHPDDQEYVDNTFKRALKGEPFSIDHRIIRADGENRVVHIQGGVVFDEKNNFIRIRGTVQDITESKRAEERIKILADAVESSDDAIITESLDGIITSWNKGAEQIYGYSAEEILGKNISLLEPAHLKGDMKQLTEKIKRKEKIQRHRTLRFRKDGTPINVSITLSPIFNSSGEFVSISAISRDITERIRAEEALAKIEEARKKEIHHRIKNNLQVISSLLDLQAEKFLDKEVLEAFRESQSRVLSMSLIHEELYKGGETDTLDFSAYLRKLSGNLLQTYSLCSKNVHLHMDLEENSFFNMDTAVPLGIIVNELVSNSLKHAFSGNKEGEIRIRLCREEKNNEIQESLFSLTISDDGKGIPENIELENVESLGLQLVNILVDQLDGNIELKHDQGTECRIEFKVIER; this comes from the coding sequence ATGGGAGAAAACTTGAGACAGTCCGGGATCGAGGTTCTCGGAAATGTTCCCTGGGGAACACACTTCTGTCAGTTCTACCAGACAAAAGAAGATTTAACGGACATACTTCTTCCATATTTCAAATCAGGGTTGGAAAATAACGAATTTTGCTTCTGGGTCACGTCACAACCTCTGGAAGCGGAAGAGGCAAAAGAAGCCCTGAGGACGGTTATTCCTGATATTGATGTTCATCTGGAGAAAGGGCAAATCGAAATCATTCCCTATACTCAGGTATATGTAAATGAGGGAATTTTCGATTCCGAGAAGGTCATAAACGGGTGGGCAAAAAAGTTAGAACTGGCTCTTTCAAAGGGTTATGACGGGCTCAGGGTGGCAGGAGCTACTTCCTGGCTGAAAAAAGAAGACTGGGACGATTTTGTAGCTTATGAGAAAAAAGCGGATGCCAGTATCGGGAAAAAACCGATGATATCTCTGTGCCCTTATTTCCTCGAGATATGCAGTGCAGCCGATATTCTTGATGTAGCCTTCAACCATCAATCTGCTTTGATAAAAAGGGACGGAAAATGGGAGCGGATGGATAATTCCGGGCGGGAAATTCCTTTCGGACAAAACCCGGCAGAAGAGGTAGAAGAGGTTATACCCCTGGAGGAACCACGCCCAGGGATAAAAAGAAAGAACATTTTTTCGCCTTCCCGGGAGATAGCTAACCTTGAGCTTGCTGAAATCATTGATATCCGGGCTGTACAGTCCATGATGAATGATTTCTATAAATTTGCACACGTTACCATAGGCCTGGTCGATCTCAAAGGCAATGTTCTTGTATGGGTCGGATGGCAGGACATCTGCACCAGATTCCATAGAGTTCATCCCGAAGCCTGCAAGCACTGTATAGAGAGTGACACAAAGCTATCCGCAGGCGTTGCCCCTGGAGAATTTAAGCTGTATAAGTGTAAGAATAATATGTGGGACGTAGCGACGCCCATCGTGGTTGGAGGGCATCATGTAGGCAATATCTTCTCCGGGCAGTTCTTTTTTGAGGATGAGCCTCTGGACTATGAGTTTTTTCGGGCCCAGGCCAGAAAGTACGGTTTCAATGAGGAAGAATACATAGCAGCGCTTGAAAAAGTTCCGCGTTTGAGCAGGGAGTATGTGGACACGGTCATGTCCTTCTTCATGAAATTTGCCCACATGATCTCACAGCTGAGCTACATCAATGTCAAGCTTGCCCAGTCTTTGACGGAACGTGAGGCGCTGGTGGATGCGCTGAGGATGAGCGAAAAATGTGAACGAGCTCGCTCGGATGAAATGGCAGTATTACTGGATGCAGTGCCCGCAGCCGTGTGGATCGCTCATGATCCCCAGGCGTATCACATAACCGGTAACAGGCTTTCATACGAATGGCTCCGCATTCCTCCGGGTTCAAACGCATCCAAATCCTCTCCTCCGGGAGAAAGGTCCGAGACCTTTAAGGTATTCAGGGACGGGGTGGAGCTCCCGCCGGCAGATATGCCGTTGCATGTCTCGGCTGCCGGTAAAGAGTTACTTGATTACGAGTTTGATTTTGTCTATCCTGAAGGCGTGGTGCGGCATGTCCTGGGTAATGCCAGACCCCTGCATGATGAGATTGGCAACCCGCGAGGTTCCGTTGCTGCATTCATAGATATCACCGGGCGTAAAAAAACAGAAGAAGCTCTTCAAAAAGCATACGGCAATCTGGAAGAAAAAGTTAAAGAACGCACGGTTGAACTTGAAGAAGCTTATAGGGCACTGGTAGAAAATGAGAGGAGACTCTCCGAAGCTCAAAAAATAGCTCATCTCGGAATCTGGGATTGGGACTTTGTGAATGATGAAGTTTACTGGTCTGATGAAATGTATCATATTTTTGGGTGTACTTCTGGGAAATCTGGTTTATCGCATAATGATTTTTTAACTCAAGTACACCCCGACGATCAGGAATATGTGGATAATACCTTTAAAAGAGCTTTAAAAGGAGAGCCTTTTAGCATTGATCACAGGATTATCCGGGCTGATGGAGAAAATCGCGTAGTCCATATACAGGGAGGGGTTGTTTTTGATGAGAAAAACAACTTTATCCGAATAAGGGGAACAGTTCAGGATATTACTGAAAGCAAAAGGGCAGAAGAGAGAATAAAAATCCTGGCGGATGCTGTGGAATCCTCGGATGATGCTATTATAACCGAATCTCTTGACGGGATCATTACCAGCTGGAATAAGGGGGCAGAGCAGATTTATGGGTACTCTGCCGAAGAAATTCTCGGGAAAAATATTTCACTACTTGAACCTGCCCATCTTAAAGGGGACATGAAACAGTTAACTGAAAAGATTAAACGAAAAGAAAAGATCCAGCGTCACAGAACTTTGCGGTTCAGAAAGGATGGTACCCCGATAAATGTTTCAATAACTCTCTCTCCTATTTTCAATTCCTCTGGAGAGTTTGTATCCATTTCAGCTATTTCCAGAGATATTACCGAGCGTATCAGGGCAGAAGAAGCCCTGGCAAAAATTGAGGAGGCCAGGAAAAAAGAGATCCACCACAGGATAAAAAACAATCTGCAGGTAATTTCTTCTCTGCTGGACCTCCAGGCTGAAAAGTTCCTGGATAAAGAGGTGCTCGAAGCTTTCAGGGAAAGCCAGAGCCGTGTGCTCTCAATGTCTCTTATCCATGAGGAACTTTATAAAGGAGGAGAAACCGATACTCTGGACTTTTCGGCATACCTCCGAAAGCTATCCGGGAACCTTCTCCAGACCTACAGTCTTTGCAGTAAAAATGTTCACCTGCATATGGACCTGGAAGAAAATTCTTTCTTTAATATGGATACCGCTGTCCCGTTAGGAATAATTGTTAACGAACTCGTTTCAAACTCCCTCAAACACGCATTCTCCGGAAATAAGGAAGGGGAAATTCGAATCCGGCTTTGCAGAGAAGAAAAGAATAATGAGATTCAGGAATCCCTTTTCAGCCTGACAATTTCAGATGACGGAAAAGGAATACCTGAAAACATAGAATTGGAAAATGTCGAATCCCTGGGCCTGCAGTTAGTAAACATCCTTGTTGACCAGCTGGATGGGAATATTGAGCTTAAACACGATCAGGGAACGGAATGCAGAATTGAATTCAAGGTGATTGAAAGATAA
- the lysS gene encoding lysine--tRNA ligase, whose amino-acid sequence MTMEINNTDPSENTPLPDDSDLSGSGDFDDSKLAKLNGIMSQGLNPYPYRFEKNGDICEILVKFEDFEKNEGLSVRTAGRLYNIRKHGKMIFADLGDQTGRIQVLIRKGNLPDEEFSTFKNLVDSGDIIGIQGELFRTKRGENSISVTEFSLLSKSLCALPEKFHGLKDVETRYRKRYLDLIVNAEKREIFVMRSKLISEIRKFLTDRGFLEFETPILQTVYGGANARPFTTFHNCLGQNLFLRIAPELYLKRLVVGGYEKVFEICKNFRNEDIDTTHNPEFTMIEVYEAYRDYNDMMDLTEALVSELVFKLTGSYEIKMGENILNLRSPWKRISMEEALKEYAGLDVFSHSLEELKQIAIQNRIEDYEKAKSHGEFLALLFEGLVEDKLVNPTFIYDFPVENSPLAKNHREKAGFVERFELFLNGWELANGYSELNDPLEQEKRFEEQDKKRKLGDLEAQTVDYDFINALGYGLPPTGGMGLGIDRLTMILSGLESIKEVILFPQMKRED is encoded by the coding sequence ATGACTATGGAAATTAACAACACGGATCCGTCTGAAAATACCCCTCTGCCTGATGATTCTGATTTGTCGGGCTCCGGGGATTTTGACGACTCAAAACTTGCAAAATTAAACGGTATCATGAGTCAGGGACTTAATCCCTATCCCTACAGGTTCGAAAAGAACGGGGATATCTGCGAGATTCTGGTAAAGTTCGAGGACTTTGAAAAGAACGAGGGCTTATCTGTCCGGACCGCAGGCAGGCTCTACAATATCAGAAAGCACGGAAAAATGATATTTGCCGATCTCGGGGATCAGACCGGCAGAATCCAGGTCCTCATCAGGAAAGGAAACCTCCCTGACGAGGAATTCTCGACTTTCAAGAACCTTGTGGATTCCGGAGATATCATAGGCATTCAGGGTGAACTTTTCAGGACAAAAAGAGGGGAAAACTCGATCAGTGTAACCGAATTCTCTCTGCTCTCCAAATCTCTCTGCGCCCTTCCGGAAAAATTCCACGGCTTAAAAGATGTTGAGACAAGGTACAGGAAGAGATACCTTGACCTCATAGTCAATGCCGAAAAGAGGGAAATTTTCGTAATGAGGAGCAAGCTCATTTCGGAAATCCGGAAATTCCTTACCGACAGGGGATTTCTTGAGTTTGAGACCCCCATCCTCCAGACTGTGTACGGAGGAGCAAATGCAAGGCCTTTCACGACTTTCCACAACTGTCTCGGGCAGAATCTCTTCTTAAGGATCGCCCCGGAACTTTACCTCAAGAGGCTTGTTGTTGGCGGCTACGAGAAAGTTTTTGAAATCTGCAAGAATTTCAGGAACGAAGACATAGACACAACCCACAACCCCGAGTTCACAATGATCGAGGTCTATGAGGCTTACAGGGACTATAACGATATGATGGACTTAACCGAAGCCCTGGTCTCGGAACTCGTTTTTAAGCTGACAGGCAGCTACGAAATCAAAATGGGAGAAAATATTCTCAACCTCCGCTCCCCCTGGAAGAGAATTTCCATGGAAGAAGCCTTAAAAGAGTATGCCGGGCTTGACGTCTTTTCTCACTCGCTTGAAGAACTGAAGCAAATCGCAATCCAGAACAGGATCGAGGATTACGAGAAGGCAAAGAGCCACGGTGAATTCCTTGCCCTGCTTTTTGAAGGTCTGGTAGAAGACAAGCTCGTAAACCCGACTTTCATCTACGACTTCCCTGTAGAAAACTCCCCTCTTGCCAAAAACCACAGGGAAAAGGCAGGTTTTGTCGAGCGTTTCGAGCTTTTCCTTAACGGCTGGGAACTGGCAAACGGCTATTCCGAATTAAACGACCCGCTTGAACAGGAAAAGAGGTTCGAGGAACAGGACAAGAAAAGAAAGCTGGGAGACCTTGAAGCCCAGACCGTAGATTACGACTTCATAAACGCCCTTGGATACGGTCTTCCCCCAACAGGCGGCATGGGGCTCGGAATCGACCGCCTTACCATGATCCTTTCGGGTCTCGAGTCCATTAAGGAAGTAATCCTTTTTCCTCAGATGAAAAGGGAAGACTGA
- a CDS encoding PAS domain-containing sensor histidine kinase: protein MAKDEIYRALFEQSSDAIFITNKERILEANPKGCKLLGYDKAHLKNIPLFSLFTEESLPGFKNALNATLESRSAFFETKIKRSDKKILDVEVSSCTMGDRKKTFLIIFRDITLRKESERLVQKEREILSALLEKSLCGILLIEASGHKIVDVNPVAIKTIGRSKEEIVGNICHQFICPTEAGKCPISDLGLNVDKSEKTIINAQKEVIPILKSVVPVTIEDKDYFVECFIDLSERKRTEENLLRAKLEAEAASRTKSEFLTNMSHELRTPLNSIIGFSDILLEKVFGELNGKQLKYVNNISVSGKHLLELINDILDLSKVEAGKMELNYSEFSIGSVFDEVKSTISPLAQVKNLEMEFKIGPDFGDIKADRSRLIQILYNLVSNAVKFTPEGGKVSVYCNKNGNRAIFSVTDTGIGISSEDQKYLFEPFNQIDSGMNRQYEGTGLGLALVKQFVDMHKGRVWFKSVQGKGSSFIFELPVNGPDEMKKPNNVFNDNATEFGVSAHFSG from the coding sequence ATGGCTAAAGACGAAATATATAGGGCTCTATTTGAACAGTCCAGTGATGCAATTTTCATAACAAATAAGGAGCGTATTCTGGAAGCTAACCCTAAAGGCTGTAAACTTCTCGGATATGATAAAGCTCATCTTAAAAATATTCCCCTTTTCTCTCTGTTTACTGAAGAATCTCTTCCCGGCTTCAAGAACGCATTGAACGCAACTCTGGAGAGCAGATCAGCTTTTTTTGAGACAAAGATCAAAAGGTCAGACAAAAAAATCCTTGACGTAGAGGTCAGTTCCTGTACCATGGGTGACCGGAAAAAAACTTTCCTGATTATCTTTCGGGACATAACTTTGCGTAAAGAATCAGAACGTTTGGTGCAAAAAGAAAGAGAGATATTGAGCGCTTTACTGGAAAAAAGCCTTTGCGGAATATTGTTAATCGAAGCTTCCGGTCACAAAATAGTTGATGTAAACCCCGTTGCAATTAAAACGATCGGAAGATCAAAAGAAGAGATTGTCGGAAATATATGTCACCAATTTATCTGTCCTACAGAGGCCGGAAAATGTCCTATCAGTGATCTCGGACTGAATGTGGATAAGTCCGAAAAAACGATCATCAATGCTCAAAAGGAAGTCATACCGATCCTTAAGAGTGTGGTTCCGGTAACCATAGAGGACAAAGATTATTTTGTTGAATGTTTCATTGACCTGTCAGAGCGCAAAAGAACCGAAGAGAACCTTCTCCGGGCAAAACTGGAAGCTGAAGCTGCCAGCCGTACAAAGAGCGAGTTCCTTACTAATATGAGTCACGAGTTGAGGACGCCTCTTAACTCAATTATCGGTTTTTCGGATATCCTGCTCGAAAAAGTTTTTGGGGAGCTCAACGGAAAGCAGCTGAAATATGTTAACAACATCTCTGTCAGCGGCAAACATCTCCTTGAACTTATAAATGATATCCTTGACCTCTCAAAAGTAGAAGCCGGAAAAATGGAACTTAACTACAGTGAGTTTTCTATCGGTTCGGTTTTCGATGAGGTAAAATCCACGATCTCGCCTCTTGCTCAGGTTAAAAACCTTGAAATGGAATTTAAGATAGGTCCGGATTTTGGGGATATTAAGGCAGATAGAAGTCGTCTGATCCAGATCCTTTATAATCTCGTAAGTAACGCTGTCAAGTTTACCCCGGAAGGAGGCAAAGTCTCTGTTTACTGTAACAAAAACGGAAACAGAGCTATATTTTCAGTCACGGATACGGGAATAGGTATATCTTCTGAAGATCAGAAATACCTCTTTGAGCCTTTCAACCAGATTGATTCGGGCATGAACCGGCAGTACGAAGGTACAGGTCTTGGGCTTGCTCTGGTAAAACAGTTTGTTGATATGCATAAGGGCAGAGTGTGGTTTAAAAGTGTTCAGGGAAAAGGTTCGTCTTTCATATTCGAGCTGCCCGTAAATGGTCCGGATGAAATGAAAAAACCGAATAATGTATTTAATGATAATGCCACCGAATTTGGAGTATCTGCTCACTTCTCAGGGTGA
- a CDS encoding amino acid--tRNA ligase-related protein codes for MENALKEYARLDVFAHSIEELKNIAIQNRIEDYEKAKSHGEFLALIFESLVEDKLVNSTFIYDFPVENSPLAKNHREKEGFVERFELFLNGWELANGYSELNDPLEQEKRFEEQDKKRKLGDLEAQTVDYDFINALGYGLPPTGGMGLGIDRLTMILSGLESIKEVVLFPQMKRED; via the coding sequence ATGGAAAACGCCTTAAAAGAGTATGCCAGACTTGACGTTTTTGCCCACTCTATTGAAGAGCTGAAGAATATCGCAATCCAGAATAGGATCGAGGACTACGAAAAGGCAAAGAGCCATGGGGAGTTTCTTGCCCTGATTTTTGAAAGTCTGGTAGAAGACAAGCTCGTAAACTCGACTTTCATCTACGACTTCCCGGTTGAAAACTCCCCTCTCGCTAAAAACCACAGGGAAAAAGAAGGTTTTGTCGAGCGTTTCGAGCTTTTCCTTAACGGCTGGGAACTGGCAAACGGCTATTCCGAATTAAACGACCCCCTCGAGCAGGAAAAGAGGTTCGAAGAACAGGACAAAAAAAGAAAGCTGGGAGACCTTGAAGCCCAGACCGTCGATTATGACTTCATAAACGCCCTCGGATACGGCCTGCCCCCAACCGGCGGTATGGGGCTCGGAATCGACCGCCTTACCATGATTCTTTCGGGTCTCGAATCCATTAAAGAGGTGGTCCTTTTCCCGCAGATGAAAAGGGAAGACTGA
- a CDS encoding amidohydrolase: MEQTFSPGTVAEVIYQGGDIITMNCAAPTAEALAVKDGRILAVGSKEEVLKTRGSTTIIVDLGCKALLPGFLDAHSHFNNALQIVGWANVSPPPVGPVTDIPGLIAAVKAHADRMKPEKGDWIIAYGYDANELHEKRDVTINDLDPVFPDNPLMLIHVSNHGAVLNSAGLAKAGVTEKTETPAGGIIARLPGSNRPAGLLMETAFLPIFANMPQPAEEEKFANFKQAQLEYARNGYTTIQEGATNYADFVTIRKAAEKNLLFLDLVVLPMVTDLRQFSGENLTNPAYHHRLKLGGVKLFGDGSPQGKTAYWSKPLLTGGPGGELAWCGEPTFPYETFAKMVAAVHATGARIYCHCNGDGAIDNLIKAFDEIGVKADQDRRDVVVHSQFVRDDQLDRYVEIGLNPSFFTNHVFFWGEVHVQNTGEERASFISPMAASKARGIRFSNHTDFSVTPLDPFMTIWTAITRQTRSGRVLGPDQRVDVLTALKALTLDAAWQYREEKTKGSLEACKLADFVIVDKNPCKVKPDDVRNLKVVETIKEGRSVYRREEQ; this comes from the coding sequence ATGGAACAGACTTTTTCTCCGGGTACCGTTGCTGAGGTTATCTACCAGGGAGGTGATATCATCACTATGAACTGCGCAGCGCCGACAGCTGAAGCACTGGCCGTGAAGGACGGCAGAATACTTGCAGTAGGTAGCAAGGAGGAGGTGCTGAAGACGCGGGGCAGCACCACCATAATCGTTGATCTCGGCTGTAAGGCACTTTTGCCTGGCTTCCTTGATGCACACAGTCATTTCAATAATGCATTGCAGATTGTCGGCTGGGCCAATGTCTCACCCCCACCCGTGGGTCCGGTCACGGACATCCCGGGTTTGATTGCCGCTGTTAAGGCACACGCTGACAGGATGAAGCCCGAGAAAGGGGACTGGATCATTGCTTATGGCTACGATGCGAACGAGTTACATGAAAAACGCGATGTCACTATCAATGACCTGGACCCGGTGTTCCCGGATAACCCCCTCATGCTTATTCACGTATCAAACCATGGGGCGGTGCTGAATTCCGCCGGGCTCGCTAAGGCTGGTGTGACGGAGAAGACCGAGACTCCTGCTGGCGGCATTATTGCACGTCTTCCAGGTAGTAATAGACCTGCCGGCCTCCTGATGGAAACTGCATTTCTTCCCATTTTTGCCAATATGCCTCAGCCCGCAGAGGAGGAAAAATTTGCTAACTTTAAACAGGCGCAGCTGGAGTACGCCCGCAACGGCTACACCACGATTCAGGAAGGTGCGACGAATTATGCTGATTTCGTCACGATCAGGAAAGCGGCAGAGAAAAACCTCCTTTTCCTTGATCTCGTCGTGCTCCCCATGGTCACCGACCTGAGGCAGTTCAGTGGAGAAAACCTTACCAACCCTGCGTATCACCATCGCCTTAAGCTCGGGGGCGTGAAGCTTTTTGGTGACGGTTCTCCACAGGGTAAGACCGCCTACTGGTCAAAGCCTCTTCTTACGGGTGGGCCCGGCGGGGAGCTTGCCTGGTGCGGGGAGCCAACGTTTCCGTATGAGACTTTTGCCAAAATGGTGGCAGCTGTCCATGCAACCGGTGCGCGCATTTATTGCCACTGTAATGGCGACGGGGCCATTGACAACCTTATCAAGGCATTTGATGAAATCGGCGTGAAAGCGGATCAGGACCGTCGTGATGTGGTGGTTCATTCGCAATTCGTTCGGGATGACCAGCTCGATCGCTATGTGGAAATCGGGCTTAATCCTTCGTTTTTTACTAACCACGTCTTCTTCTGGGGGGAAGTTCATGTGCAGAACACCGGTGAAGAGCGTGCTTCCTTCATCAGCCCTATGGCGGCGTCAAAGGCCAGAGGCATCCGTTTCAGCAATCACACGGATTTCTCCGTCACACCTCTCGATCCGTTCATGACCATCTGGACAGCTATAACTCGTCAGACCAGGAGTGGTCGGGTGCTGGGTCCTGACCAGCGCGTGGACGTTTTGACCGCACTCAAGGCTCTCACACTTGATGCAGCCTGGCAATACAGGGAGGAGAAAACCAAAGGTTCGCTTGAAGCTTGCAAGCTGGCAGACTTCGTAATCGTTGACAAGAATCCTTGCAAGGTGAAGCCTGATGATGTGCGAAACCTCAAAGTGGTGGAAACAATCAAGG